A genomic window from Variovorax paradoxus includes:
- a CDS encoding (2Fe-2S) ferredoxin domain-containing protein — MPSSSPAAPSGYYGRHIFFCLNERKNGEDSCSKHNAQEGFDRCKAKVKEEGLSGPGKVRVNKAGCLDRCAGGPVAVVYPEAVWYTFVDGDDIDEIVESHLKNGQVVERLLLPPDVGR, encoded by the coding sequence ATGCCCAGCTCCTCCCCCGCCGCGCCGTCCGGCTATTACGGCCGCCACATCTTCTTTTGCCTCAACGAGCGCAAGAACGGCGAAGACTCCTGCTCCAAGCACAACGCACAGGAGGGCTTCGACCGCTGCAAGGCGAAGGTCAAGGAAGAAGGGCTATCCGGGCCCGGCAAGGTGCGCGTCAACAAGGCCGGCTGCCTCGACCGCTGCGCGGGTGGGCCGGTGGCTGTGGTGTACCCCGAGGCCGTCTGGTACACCTTCGTTGACGGCGATGACATCGACGAGATCGTCGAGTCGCACCTGAAGAACGGCCAGGTCGTCGAGCGGCTGCTGCTGCCTCCCGATGTCGGACGCTGA
- a CDS encoding alpha/beta hydrolase, translating to MNSQTEKISLQGAAGAIEVQRDQPAGTPRGIAVIAHPHPLFGGTMDNKVVQTLARAFVASGWTTVRFNFRGVGASEGVHDEGRGELEDMLNVVGQLAPEGPLAIAGFSFGAFVATGAAAKLWTERDIRQIVLVGTAAARNTVATLPAEAHERMLVVHGEADDTVALSAVMDWARPQSLPVTVVPGGGHFFHGQLPLLKSLVVRHLRADVA from the coding sequence ATGAATTCCCAGACCGAAAAGATCAGCCTCCAGGGCGCCGCCGGCGCAATCGAGGTTCAACGCGACCAGCCTGCCGGCACCCCGCGCGGCATCGCGGTAATCGCCCATCCGCATCCGCTGTTCGGCGGCACGATGGACAACAAGGTGGTGCAGACGCTGGCGCGCGCATTCGTCGCCAGCGGGTGGACCACGGTGCGCTTCAACTTCCGCGGCGTGGGCGCCAGTGAAGGCGTTCACGACGAAGGGCGCGGCGAGCTGGAAGACATGCTCAATGTCGTCGGCCAGCTCGCGCCCGAGGGGCCGCTGGCGATTGCCGGATTTTCATTCGGCGCGTTCGTTGCGACCGGTGCCGCCGCAAAGCTCTGGACCGAACGCGACATCCGCCAGATCGTGCTGGTGGGCACGGCCGCCGCGCGCAACACCGTGGCCACGCTGCCGGCCGAGGCGCACGAGCGCATGCTGGTGGTTCATGGCGAAGCCGACGACACCGTGGCGCTGTCCGCCGTGATGGACTGGGCGCGGCCGCAGTCACTTCCTGTCACAGTCGTCCCCGGGGGCGGCCACTTCTTTCACGGACAATTGCCGCTGCTCAAAAGTCTCGTGGTCCGCCATCTGCGCGCGGACGTCGCATGA